In Acinetobacter sp. TGL-Y2, a genomic segment contains:
- a CDS encoding phosphatase PAP2 family protein encodes MIALLYFFPIHGRIDLDLIQPWLDHHGQFYLRHHWALNDLGHRYVKYVLILVYSYFFIAFLASYKFQRFESNRYAFLYFFTMVVLSTSVIGVIKSQSNYACPWDMINSTSTSYTWNAHQMHGHCFPGGHASSGFALLVGYFIYRISEPKRALFYLISSLMLGFAMGWTQMMRGAHFFSHNLWTLWLIWLLNVGVYALSYSTFKRSVFGVKENTTKHQGQDLSAKADES; translated from the coding sequence TTGATTGCATTACTGTATTTTTTTCCCATTCACGGGCGGATTGATCTGGATTTAATCCAGCCATGGCTTGACCATCATGGACAGTTTTACTTAAGACATCATTGGGCTTTGAATGATCTGGGGCATCGCTACGTTAAATATGTTTTGATATTGGTTTATAGTTATTTTTTCATAGCATTTCTGGCGTCATATAAGTTCCAGCGCTTTGAAAGCAATCGTTATGCATTTTTATATTTCTTTACTATGGTGGTTCTGAGCACCAGTGTGATCGGGGTGATCAAATCACAGTCAAATTATGCCTGCCCATGGGATATGATCAACAGCACATCAACATCGTATACGTGGAATGCCCACCAAATGCACGGACACTGTTTCCCCGGGGGGCATGCGTCGAGTGGATTTGCACTGTTGGTCGGTTATTTTATTTATCGAATATCTGAGCCGAAACGGGCTTTGTTTTATTTAATCAGTTCACTGATGTTGGGTTTTGCTATGGGCTGGACACAGATGATGCGCGGTGCACATTTCTTCAGCCATAATTTATGGACGCTTTGGCTGATTTGGCTACTCAATGTCGGGGTATATGCACTGAGCTATTCGACATTCAAACGAAGCGTTTTTGGTGTAAAAGAAAATACCACTAAGCATCAGGGGCAAGATTTAAGCGCGAAGGCAGACGAATCGTAA
- a CDS encoding sensor histidine kinase gives MTPKNIIKPQYSLKKRLIIYTSLFSILMGCVLVFAAYRIALEETNEILDAQMKNLAERVAKFNREAINSQFDHSKHYKEEDLFVDVWTYENRAHLTHPLNLLVDPVKERGFYQHSTKHGELQTYIIPLEKLQIQVSQQKSVRQNLAIELAINMFLPYLIIMPFAIWGLSYIIRRSFEPIEHFKSELMQRKPNELSPIPHDSYPIEIVPSIEEMNQLFQRISVAQREQKQFIADAAHELRTPITALNLQTEILLREVPDHPSLLKLNQGLARIQHLVNQLLNLAQQDAFVLNHEQNLACQIDELAVNCIEQLIHLALEKNIDLGMERHEHVMIQSQISAVHSIIYNLIDNAIKYTPVNGIINVCTFLENQHAVITIEDSGSGISPELYEQIKKRFYRMHHHLEIGSGLGLSIVDKATERLGGELEFNRSTLLGGLKVTIRLPSRLNLAPDA, from the coding sequence ATGACCCCAAAAAACATCATCAAACCTCAGTATTCTTTAAAAAAACGGCTAATTATTTATACGTCTTTATTCAGTATATTGATGGGCTGTGTTCTAGTTTTTGCAGCCTATCGAATTGCATTAGAAGAAACCAATGAGATATTAGATGCTCAAATGAAAAATTTGGCAGAACGCGTTGCAAAGTTTAATCGTGAAGCCATTAATAGCCAATTTGATCATTCAAAACATTATAAAGAAGAGGATTTGTTTGTCGATGTATGGACGTATGAGAATCGTGCTCACCTTACTCATCCTTTGAATTTATTGGTGGATCCCGTAAAAGAAAGGGGGTTTTATCAGCACAGCACCAAACATGGCGAACTGCAGACCTATATTATTCCCTTAGAAAAACTGCAAATTCAAGTTAGCCAGCAAAAGTCCGTACGTCAAAATTTAGCGATTGAACTGGCGATCAATATGTTTCTGCCGTATTTGATCATTATGCCATTTGCAATTTGGGGCTTAAGTTACATTATTCGCCGTAGTTTTGAACCCATTGAACATTTTAAATCCGAGTTGATGCAGCGCAAACCCAACGAGCTGAGTCCGATTCCTCACGACAGCTACCCCATTGAAATCGTGCCCAGTATTGAAGAAATGAATCAGCTATTTCAGCGTATCTCTGTCGCACAGCGTGAACAAAAACAATTTATCGCTGACGCTGCACATGAACTACGTACCCCAATTACTGCCTTGAATTTACAAACAGAAATTTTACTCAGGGAAGTTCCTGATCATCCTTCTTTACTTAAACTTAACCAAGGTTTAGCTCGAATCCAACATTTGGTTAATCAATTGCTCAACTTAGCTCAGCAAGATGCCTTTGTTTTAAATCACGAACAAAATTTAGCATGTCAGATTGACGAATTAGCCGTCAATTGTATCGAGCAACTGATTCATTTGGCCCTCGAGAAAAATATCGATTTGGGTATGGAACGCCATGAACATGTAATGATTCAAAGTCAAATTTCTGCCGTACATTCGATCATTTACAATCTGATTGATAATGCCATCAAATACACACCAGTCAATGGAATCATCAATGTGTGTACTTTTTTAGAGAATCAGCATGCCGTAATTACCATTGAAGACAGTGGCTCTGGGATTTCTCCTGAATTATACGAGCAAATTAAGAAACGATTTTACCGAATGCATCATCACTTAGAGATAGGCAGTGGCTTGGGTCTATCCATCGTCGATAAAGCCACTGAGCGCTTAGGCGGTGAACTTGAATTTAATCGAAGTACGCTATTGGGCGGCTTAAAAGTTACGATTCGTCTGCCTTCGCGCTTAAATCTTGCCCCTGATGCTTAG